The Vidua chalybeata isolate OUT-0048 chromosome 17, bVidCha1 merged haplotype, whole genome shotgun sequence genome has a segment encoding these proteins:
- the SAMD10 gene encoding sterile alpha motif domain-containing protein 10 isoform X1, with protein MQQGRPSLCCVSTIRSSQGPPEPAAAAASAHFSFCRSLLEHTVSAENLSYRLQRNPGSSLTWHDGRSQRPDGGRTVKLLRQPGTEGSQVRGCDHYGIYHTSPTLGSLVKPVVLWTQQDVCKWLKKHCPHNYLIYVEAFSHHAITGRALLRLNGEKLQRMGIALETQRQEVLQQVLQLQVREEVRNLQLLSQDCTNTVNRAPLGWAVHRRYET; from the exons ATGCAGCAGGGCCGGCCATCCCTCTGCTGCGTCTCCACCATCCGCAGCTCACAGGGACCACCCGAGCCAG ccgccgctgccgccTCTGCTCACTTCAGCTTCTGCCGCAGCCTCCTGGAGCACACGGTGTCGGCCGAAAACCTCAGCTACCGCCTGCAGCGCAACCCGGGCAGCAGCCTCACCTGGCACGACGGCCGCAGCCAGCGCCCCGACGGCGGCCGCACCGTCAAACTCCTGCGGCAGCCGGGCACCGAGGGCTCGCAG GTCCGTGGCTGTGACCACTATGGCATCTACCACACCAGCCCCACACTGGGCAGCCTGGTCAAGCCAGTGGTGCTGTGGACCCAGCAGGATGTGTGCAAATGGCTGAAGAAGCACTGTCCACACAATTATCTCATCTACGTCGAGGCGTTCTCCCACCACGCCATCACAG GCCGGGCGCTGCTGCGGCTGAACGGGGAGAAGCTGCAGCGCATGGGGATCGCGCTGGAGACGCAGCGCCAGGAGGtcctgcagcaggtgctgcagctccaggtgcgCGAGGAGGTCCGGaacctgcagctgctcagccaaG ATTGCACCAACACTGTGAACCGAGCTCCGCTGGGATGGGCTGTGCATCGCCGATACGAGACCTGA
- the SAMD10 gene encoding sterile alpha motif domain-containing protein 10 isoform X2, which translates to MSCGRPKDMEAAAAASAHFSFCRSLLEHTVSAENLSYRLQRNPGSSLTWHDGRSQRPDGGRTVKLLRQPGTEGSQVRGCDHYGIYHTSPTLGSLVKPVVLWTQQDVCKWLKKHCPHNYLIYVEAFSHHAITGRALLRLNGEKLQRMGIALETQRQEVLQQVLQLQVREEVRNLQLLSQDCTNTVNRAPLGWAVHRRYET; encoded by the exons ATGAGCTGCGGCCGGCCCAAGGACATGGAAG ccgccgctgccgccTCTGCTCACTTCAGCTTCTGCCGCAGCCTCCTGGAGCACACGGTGTCGGCCGAAAACCTCAGCTACCGCCTGCAGCGCAACCCGGGCAGCAGCCTCACCTGGCACGACGGCCGCAGCCAGCGCCCCGACGGCGGCCGCACCGTCAAACTCCTGCGGCAGCCGGGCACCGAGGGCTCGCAG GTCCGTGGCTGTGACCACTATGGCATCTACCACACCAGCCCCACACTGGGCAGCCTGGTCAAGCCAGTGGTGCTGTGGACCCAGCAGGATGTGTGCAAATGGCTGAAGAAGCACTGTCCACACAATTATCTCATCTACGTCGAGGCGTTCTCCCACCACGCCATCACAG GCCGGGCGCTGCTGCGGCTGAACGGGGAGAAGCTGCAGCGCATGGGGATCGCGCTGGAGACGCAGCGCCAGGAGGtcctgcagcaggtgctgcagctccaggtgcgCGAGGAGGTCCGGaacctgcagctgctcagccaaG ATTGCACCAACACTGTGAACCGAGCTCCGCTGGGATGGGCTGTGCATCGCCGATACGAGACCTGA
- the SAMD10 gene encoding sterile alpha motif domain-containing protein 10 isoform X3: MSCGRPKDMEAAAAASAHFSFCRSLLEHTVSAENLSYRLQRNPGSSLTWHDGRSQRPDGGRTVKLLRQPGTEGSQVRGCDHYGIYHTSPTLGSLVKPVVLWTQQDVCKWLKKHCPHNYLIYVEAFSHHAITGRALLRLNGEKLQRMGIALETQRQEVLQQVLQLQVREEVRNLQLLSQASFGNVS; encoded by the exons ATGAGCTGCGGCCGGCCCAAGGACATGGAAG ccgccgctgccgccTCTGCTCACTTCAGCTTCTGCCGCAGCCTCCTGGAGCACACGGTGTCGGCCGAAAACCTCAGCTACCGCCTGCAGCGCAACCCGGGCAGCAGCCTCACCTGGCACGACGGCCGCAGCCAGCGCCCCGACGGCGGCCGCACCGTCAAACTCCTGCGGCAGCCGGGCACCGAGGGCTCGCAG GTCCGTGGCTGTGACCACTATGGCATCTACCACACCAGCCCCACACTGGGCAGCCTGGTCAAGCCAGTGGTGCTGTGGACCCAGCAGGATGTGTGCAAATGGCTGAAGAAGCACTGTCCACACAATTATCTCATCTACGTCGAGGCGTTCTCCCACCACGCCATCACAG GCCGGGCGCTGCTGCGGCTGAACGGGGAGAAGCTGCAGCGCATGGGGATCGCGCTGGAGACGCAGCGCCAGGAGGtcctgcagcaggtgctgcagctccaggtgcgCGAGGAGGTCCGGaacctgcagctgctcagccaaG CTTCTTTTGGAAATGTCTCCTAG